A part of Denitratisoma oestradiolicum genomic DNA contains:
- a CDS encoding multifunctional CCA addition/repair protein has product MKVYVVGGAVRDQLLGLPVQDRDWVVVGATPDDMLAQGYKPVGRDFPVFLHPRSREEYALARTERKTAPGYKGFVFHTDPGVSLEEDLIRRDLTINAIAQDEDGTLIDPHGGRADLEARVLRHVSAAFAEDPVRILRVARFAARFADFSVAPETLALMGAMVANGEVDALVPERVWQELAKGLMEVRPSRMFEVLRRCGALQKILPELDALWGVPQRPDYHPEVDTGVHMMLVMDMTARLDAPLPARFAALTHDLGKGGTPAEALPRHVGHEARSVALLGPLCERLRVPADCRDLARLVARHHGEIHRYDELRPNTVVRLLERCDALRRPERFGQLLLACEADYRGRSGFEARAYAPAQSWQRALMAVQAVDAGAIARACTEPGQIPDRIHQARVAAISPLPRKAAAS; this is encoded by the coding sequence ATGAAAGTCTACGTCGTCGGCGGCGCGGTGCGCGACCAGTTGCTGGGCCTGCCGGTGCAGGACAGGGATTGGGTGGTGGTGGGCGCTACCCCGGACGACATGCTGGCCCAGGGTTACAAGCCGGTCGGCCGCGATTTTCCGGTCTTTCTTCACCCCAGGAGCCGGGAGGAATACGCTCTGGCTCGCACCGAGCGCAAGACCGCGCCGGGTTACAAGGGCTTCGTCTTCCATACCGACCCCGGAGTGAGCCTGGAGGAAGACCTGATCCGCCGCGACCTCACCATCAACGCCATTGCCCAGGATGAGGATGGCACCCTTATCGATCCCCATGGGGGCCGGGCCGACCTGGAGGCGCGCGTGTTGCGCCATGTTTCCGCCGCCTTTGCCGAGGACCCGGTGCGCATCCTGCGAGTGGCCCGCTTTGCCGCCCGCTTCGCCGACTTCAGCGTGGCTCCGGAAACCCTGGCCCTGATGGGCGCCATGGTGGCCAACGGCGAAGTGGATGCCCTGGTGCCCGAGCGGGTCTGGCAGGAACTGGCCAAGGGCCTGATGGAAGTCCGGCCCTCCCGCATGTTCGAGGTGCTGCGCCGTTGCGGCGCCCTGCAAAAAATCCTGCCGGAACTGGATGCCCTGTGGGGTGTGCCCCAGCGGCCCGACTATCACCCGGAAGTGGATACCGGGGTGCACATGATGCTGGTGATGGACATGACCGCCCGGCTCGATGCCCCCCTGCCAGCCCGCTTCGCCGCTCTGACCCATGACCTGGGCAAGGGGGGTACGCCAGCCGAGGCCTTGCCGCGCCACGTCGGCCACGAGGCCCGCAGCGTGGCCCTGCTCGGCCCCCTCTGCGAACGTCTGCGGGTACCCGCCGATTGCCGTGACCTGGCCCGGCTGGTGGCTCGCCACCATGGTGAAATCCATCGTTACGACGAACTCCGCCCCAACACCGTGGTACGCCTGCTTGAGCGTTGCGACGCCCTGCGTCGCCCGGAGCGCTTTGGACAGTTACTGCTGGCCTGCGAGGCCGACTATCGGGGTCGCAGCGGCTTCGAAGCGCGGGCCTACGCTCCTGCTCAAAGTTGGCAACGGGCCCTGATGGCGGTACAGGCCGTAGACGCCGGCGCCATTGCCCGGGCCTGCACCGAACCCGGGCAGATCCCCGACCGTATCCATCAGGCCCGGGTGGCTGCGATCAGCCCATTACCTCGGAAAGCCGCCGCTTCCTGA
- a CDS encoding complex I NDUFA9 subunit family protein, translating into MKNVLIIGGSGFIGGYLAQRLTRRGYRLRVPTRHRERARHLLVLPTLELLEANVHDPVQLARLMEGQDAVINLVGILHGGNGEPYGRGFARAHVELPQKIAAAATRNGVRRLLHISALNAAADAPSGYLRSKAAGEIALAQAGGDLTLFRPSVVFGDGDAFLTLFASLQALLPLLPLACPRALFQPVWVGDVAEVICASLEREESHGQTYELCGPRVYTLRELVAYAGKLSGHPRPIIGLPDAIARLQGRLMDFIPGAPIRLDNIRSMELPSTCDSACVLPFGMKPTPLEAIAPLYLAKTKPLTEKHQRSRV; encoded by the coding sequence ATGAAGAATGTACTGATCATCGGGGGTTCCGGTTTCATCGGCGGCTATCTGGCCCAGCGCCTGACCCGGCGCGGCTATCGCCTGCGGGTGCCGACCCGCCATCGGGAACGGGCTCGCCACCTGCTGGTGCTCCCCACCCTGGAACTGCTGGAGGCGAATGTCCATGATCCCGTGCAACTGGCCCGGCTGATGGAGGGCCAGGACGCGGTGATCAATCTGGTGGGCATTCTCCATGGCGGCAATGGCGAACCCTATGGCCGGGGCTTCGCCCGCGCTCATGTGGAGTTGCCGCAAAAGATCGCCGCCGCCGCGACCCGCAACGGCGTCCGCCGCCTGCTCCACATTTCGGCCCTGAACGCGGCTGCCGACGCCCCGTCCGGCTACCTGCGCTCCAAGGCCGCCGGCGAGATCGCCCTGGCCCAGGCCGGTGGCGATCTCACCCTGTTCCGACCCTCCGTGGTGTTCGGCGATGGCGATGCCTTCCTCACCCTCTTCGCGTCCCTTCAGGCCCTGCTGCCCCTGCTGCCCCTGGCCTGTCCCCGGGCGCTGTTCCAGCCGGTCTGGGTCGGGGACGTGGCCGAGGTCATCTGCGCCAGCCTGGAGCGGGAAGAAAGCCACGGCCAGACCTATGAACTGTGCGGCCCCCGTGTATACACCCTGCGGGAACTGGTGGCCTATGCCGGAAAACTGAGCGGCCACCCCCGTCCCATCATCGGCCTGCCGGACGCCATCGCCCGTCTCCAGGGGCGGCTGATGGACTTCATCCCCGGCGCCCCGATCCGCCTCGACAACATCCGTTCCATGGAACTGCCCAGCACTTGCGATTCCGCCTGCGTCCTGCCCTTCGGCATGAAACCCACGCCACTGGAAGCCATCGCCCCTTTATACCTAGCCAAGACCAAACCTTTAACGGAAAAGCATCAACGGAGCCGGGTGTGA
- a CDS encoding lytic transglycosylase domain-containing protein, which produces MIRHYTMLLLGALLLLPLAALPREGDEGFLAAREAFRVGDGKRLAQAIENLRGHDLEPWAEYWNLKSRLEDSDDATVAAFLQRESGSYLAERLRGDWLRQLGKKRRWDSFVQAFPPLVQVDQEIQCYAWQALRETTRDPNILDEARALWFNAGELAESCTPLMDQLAVEQRLSADDVWLRIRRLLESGRPRSALAAARYLSDAHMPDLKALEGIAKAPARALKKLPTHFDQTRTGREMALYAVQALGRQDPREAAEQLRPIESRLADSERSYAWGQLAHQAAKRHMAEALGWYSLATDTKLSEEQLAWWVRAALRVQDWTTVRQVIERMPATQADQPDWIYWLGRALAVQGKGETARLQFQRIAGLASFYGNLAAEELGQTITVPPRAAAASSEELAHVSSLPGLRRALALLRLDMRIEGIREWNWTLRGMDDRQLLAAAELARRNDVYDRAIYAAERTLAQHDFELRYLAPFREHVSPQARLLALDDGWVYGLMRQESRFITSARSGVGAKGLMQLMPATAKWVARKIGLTDYHPAKVGETETNVRLGTHYLKMVLDRLDNQPVLACAAYNAGPGRAQRWRADHALEGAIYAETIPFNETRDYVKKVMSNSVYYATMFQDKPQSLKQRLGTIQPRNGNGTGVEELP; this is translated from the coding sequence ATGATCCGACACTATACGATGCTGCTGCTTGGCGCCCTGCTCCTGCTCCCCCTGGCCGCCCTCCCCCGGGAAGGGGATGAAGGCTTCCTGGCCGCCCGGGAAGCCTTCCGGGTGGGGGATGGCAAGCGCCTGGCCCAGGCCATCGAGAACCTGCGGGGCCATGATCTGGAGCCCTGGGCCGAATACTGGAACCTCAAATCAAGATTGGAGGACAGCGACGATGCCACCGTGGCTGCCTTCCTGCAGCGGGAGTCGGGCTCCTACCTTGCGGAAAGACTGCGCGGCGACTGGCTCCGGCAACTGGGCAAGAAACGACGCTGGGACAGTTTCGTGCAAGCATTCCCCCCCCTGGTGCAGGTGGACCAGGAAATCCAGTGCTACGCCTGGCAGGCCCTTCGGGAAACCACCCGTGACCCGAATATTCTGGATGAGGCCCGGGCACTCTGGTTCAACGCCGGGGAACTGGCCGAGTCCTGCACACCCCTGATGGATCAACTGGCAGTGGAACAGCGTCTCTCCGCCGATGATGTCTGGCTGCGCATCCGGCGTCTGCTGGAATCGGGCCGGCCCAGATCGGCCCTGGCGGCGGCACGCTATCTGTCCGACGCCCATATGCCCGACCTCAAGGCCCTGGAAGGCATCGCCAAGGCGCCAGCCCGTGCTCTGAAAAAACTGCCGACCCATTTTGACCAGACACGTACCGGGCGCGAGATGGCCCTCTACGCGGTGCAGGCCCTGGGACGCCAGGACCCCCGGGAGGCCGCCGAGCAGTTGCGCCCCATCGAAAGCCGACTTGCCGACAGCGAGCGGAGCTATGCCTGGGGGCAACTGGCCCATCAGGCGGCCAAGCGGCACATGGCCGAGGCCCTAGGCTGGTACAGTCTGGCGACTGACACCAAACTGTCCGAGGAACAACTGGCCTGGTGGGTTCGGGCCGCCTTGCGAGTGCAGGATTGGACAACGGTACGCCAGGTCATCGAGCGCATGCCCGCCACCCAGGCCGACCAGCCCGACTGGATCTATTGGCTGGGCCGTGCCCTGGCCGTCCAGGGCAAGGGTGAGACAGCCCGCCTCCAGTTCCAGAGAATTGCCGGGCTGGCCAGTTTCTACGGCAACCTGGCGGCAGAGGAACTGGGGCAGACCATCACCGTACCGCCCCGGGCCGCCGCGGCCAGCAGCGAGGAACTGGCCCATGTCTCCAGCCTGCCGGGCCTGCGCCGTGCCCTGGCCCTGTTACGGCTGGACATGCGCATCGAGGGCATCCGGGAATGGAACTGGACCCTGCGCGGCATGGATGATCGCCAACTCCTGGCGGCGGCCGAACTGGCCCGCCGCAACGACGTCTATGACCGGGCCATCTACGCCGCCGAACGGACCCTGGCCCAGCACGATTTCGAGCTGCGTTACCTGGCCCCCTTCCGAGAACATGTCTCGCCCCAGGCCCGACTGCTGGCCCTGGATGATGGCTGGGTGTATGGCCTGATGCGCCAGGAAAGCCGCTTCATCACCAGTGCCAGGTCCGGTGTCGGCGCCAAGGGCCTGATGCAGTTGATGCCGGCCACGGCTAAATGGGTGGCCCGCAAGATCGGCCTCACCGACTATCATCCCGCCAAGGTGGGAGAGACGGAGACCAATGTCAGGCTGGGCACCCATTACCTGAAAATGGTCCTCGACCGCCTCGACAACCAGCCCGTGCTGGCCTGCGCCGCCTACAACGCCGGTCCCGGTCGGGCCCAGCGCTGGCGCGCCGATCATGCACTGGAAGGCGCCATCTATGCCGAGACCATCCCTTTCAACGAAACCCGGGATTACGTCAAGAAGGTCATGAGCAACTCGGTCTATTACGCCACAATGTTCCAGGACAAGCCCCAATCCCTCAAGCAGCGTCTGGGCACCATCCAGCCCCGCAACGGCAATGGCACGGGGGTCGAGGAACTGCCCTGA
- a CDS encoding 5-formyltetrahydrofolate cyclo-ligase, with the protein MATPTENSGQNASFRARLRRERIALREGMAPEARAQASAVIEAHLKELLLPRLPGVIAFCWPIRSEFDARSLLRHFLLDRGWTACIPVVEQVDRPMVFRVWSPDGAMARDVHGIPIPAAGPCCHPDVILLPLVAFDGRGYRLGYGGGYFDRTLAVLNPRPWTIGVGYELGRVDTIRPEPHDVPLDFCVTEAGVSTPNR; encoded by the coding sequence ATGGCCACTCCTACTGAAAATTCCGGACAAAATGCTTCATTTCGCGCTCGGTTGCGGCGCGAACGCATCGCGTTGCGGGAAGGCATGGCGCCGGAGGCCCGAGCCCAGGCCAGCGCTGTCATTGAGGCACACTTGAAGGAATTGTTATTGCCGAGGTTGCCTGGGGTGATCGCTTTTTGCTGGCCGATCCGGTCGGAGTTCGATGCCCGCTCCCTGTTGCGACACTTCCTGCTGGACCGGGGCTGGACGGCCTGCATTCCTGTGGTGGAGCAGGTCGACAGGCCCATGGTGTTCCGTGTCTGGAGCCCCGACGGCGCCATGGCCAGAGATGTTCATGGCATTCCCATTCCCGCCGCTGGCCCTTGCTGTCACCCCGACGTGATTCTGCTGCCCCTGGTGGCCTTTGACGGACGAGGCTATCGTTTAGGCTACGGTGGTGGCTACTTTGACCGAACGCTGGCCGTTCTGAATCCCCGACCCTGGACCATCGGAGTCGGTTATGAGTTGGGCCGGGTGGATACAATCCGGCCTGAACCCCATGATGTACCCCTTGATTTTTGCGTCACCGAGGCAGGTGTGAGTACCCCGAATCGATAA
- a CDS encoding putative bifunctional diguanylate cyclase/phosphodiesterase has protein sequence MLDHDDDVSRCAALCAAILDAGEEGLVGELSRVAGDFIGAREGGYFLLDKEIPAYLTLRVELLGEVEPAGVFAFAAPPNAIVRLKALVELVRVLLRRRQTERRQAQILDQIHDSVITMDLTGFITGWNKGAERIFGYTAAEAIGRHVLFLYADEDENEDDLLGDVFLEQGGHKMEVRRRRKSGEVFWASLSLSLVHDQRGNAVGLIGYLVDITDRLESEQRLRLHARIFDHSEEAILITDAQERIVSVNPAFCRITGYLAEEVLGQTPRVFQSGRHPSSFYETMWGAIHATGRWQGEIWDKRKSGEEFPQWSSISAVRNSAGEVTHYFSIFTDITERKRSEEQIHHLAYFDSLTGLPNRSQFFNLLDRALLDAKRDGSEGAVLFVDLNRFKPINDTLGHDVGDLLLKEVGQRFRSALRESDLVARIGGDEFVVSLSDMTNSAHAGGVALKLLDALDAPFILQGQELRVGASIGISLYPEDAMATETLLRYADIAMYRAKQRGDNGFAYYSHEMNQRSLDRLKIEAGLRKALEQGELLLHYQPKLELESGRVVGAEALVRWQHPDRGMVPPGEFIPVAEESGLIVRIGDWVLEAACIQARCWLDADMPVMRVAVNLSARQFTPGLAGKVRDLLNRHQLPAAWLELEITESMLMHSAEEVITMMDELVGLGVSLSLDDFGTGYSSLSYLKRFPIETLKIDRSFIEGTPGDSDDCAITSTIISMAKQLKHRVIAEGVETADQVAFLKTLGCEEIQGYIFSPPLSAGKFEALMRESPTFML, from the coding sequence ATGCTTGATCACGACGATGACGTTTCGCGTTGCGCAGCCCTGTGCGCGGCCATTCTCGATGCGGGAGAAGAGGGGCTGGTCGGCGAGTTGTCGCGCGTTGCCGGGGATTTCATAGGAGCGCGGGAGGGGGGATATTTCCTCCTGGATAAGGAAATACCCGCCTATCTGACCCTGCGCGTCGAACTGCTCGGCGAGGTGGAACCGGCGGGAGTTTTTGCTTTTGCCGCGCCACCGAACGCGATTGTCCGTCTTAAGGCCCTGGTGGAACTGGTGCGGGTGTTGCTGCGCCGGCGTCAGACGGAACGGCGCCAGGCCCAGATTCTGGATCAGATTCACGATTCCGTGATCACCATGGATCTGACCGGTTTCATCACCGGCTGGAACAAAGGGGCTGAGCGCATTTTCGGTTATACGGCTGCGGAGGCCATCGGTCGCCATGTGCTGTTTTTGTATGCCGACGAGGACGAGAATGAGGACGACCTGCTCGGAGACGTTTTCCTGGAGCAGGGAGGGCACAAAATGGAAGTGCGCCGCCGCCGCAAGTCCGGGGAGGTGTTTTGGGCCAGCCTGTCCCTGTCCCTGGTACATGATCAGCGCGGTAATGCGGTGGGCCTAATTGGCTACTTGGTGGATATCACCGACCGGCTCGAATCGGAGCAGCGATTGCGACTTCATGCCCGTATTTTCGACCATAGCGAAGAGGCCATCCTGATCACCGATGCCCAGGAACGCATCGTTTCAGTCAATCCGGCTTTCTGCCGTATTACCGGCTATCTTGCGGAAGAGGTACTGGGCCAGACGCCCCGCGTTTTTCAGTCCGGACGCCACCCCTCGTCTTTCTACGAGACCATGTGGGGGGCCATCCATGCCACGGGGCGGTGGCAGGGGGAAATATGGGACAAACGCAAGTCTGGTGAGGAGTTCCCTCAGTGGTCTTCGATCAGCGCGGTGCGTAACAGCGCCGGGGAAGTGACTCATTATTTTTCTATCTTCACTGACATTACCGAACGCAAGCGCAGCGAGGAGCAGATCCACCATCTGGCCTATTTCGATTCCCTGACCGGCTTGCCCAATCGATCCCAGTTCTTCAACCTGCTCGACCGGGCACTGCTTGATGCCAAGCGGGATGGCAGCGAGGGGGCGGTTCTGTTCGTTGACCTCAACCGTTTCAAGCCCATCAACGACACCCTGGGTCATGACGTCGGCGATCTGCTGCTGAAGGAGGTGGGGCAGCGCTTCCGTAGCGCCTTGCGAGAGTCCGACCTAGTGGCCCGCATCGGCGGTGACGAGTTCGTGGTGAGCCTGTCCGATATGACCAACAGTGCCCATGCGGGGGGGGTCGCCTTGAAACTGCTTGATGCACTTGATGCCCCTTTCATACTGCAGGGGCAGGAATTGCGGGTGGGCGCCTCTATTGGTATCAGTCTCTACCCCGAGGATGCCATGGCGACCGAGACATTGCTGCGCTACGCCGATATTGCTATGTACCGGGCCAAACAGCGCGGCGACAATGGTTTCGCCTACTATTCCCACGAGATGAACCAGCGGTCATTGGATCGACTGAAGATCGAGGCGGGATTGCGCAAGGCTTTGGAGCAGGGCGAGCTGTTGTTGCATTACCAGCCCAAGTTGGAACTGGAATCCGGCCGAGTGGTTGGCGCCGAGGCCCTGGTGCGCTGGCAACATCCAGATCGGGGCATGGTGCCGCCCGGGGAGTTCATTCCAGTGGCGGAGGAGTCCGGCCTGATTGTCCGTATCGGCGACTGGGTACTGGAGGCAGCCTGCATCCAGGCTCGTTGCTGGCTTGATGCGGATATGCCGGTCATGCGGGTCGCTGTGAATCTGTCGGCCCGCCAATTCACCCCCGGCCTGGCTGGCAAGGTGAGAGACCTGCTGAACCGTCATCAACTACCGGCGGCCTGGCTGGAACTGGAGATCACCGAGAGCATGCTGATGCACAGTGCCGAGGAGGTGATCACCATGATGGATGAGCTGGTCGGCCTGGGGGTCTCCCTGTCCCTTGATGATTTCGGTACTGGCTATTCAAGCCTTTCCTATCTGAAGCGCTTTCCCATCGAAACCCTCAAGATCGATCGTTCCTTTATCGAGGGTACACCGGGGGATAGCGATGATTGCGCCATCACTAGCACCATCATCAGCATGGCCAAGCAGTTGAAGCATCGGGTGATCGCTGAGGGTGTGGAAACTGCCGATCAGGTGGCTTTCCTGAAAACCCTGGGTTGCGAGGAGATTCAAGGCTATATATTTTCGCCACCACTATCGGCGGGGAAATTCGAGGCCCTGATGCGGGAGTCGCCGACCTTTATGCTGTAA
- a CDS encoding MalY/PatB family protein, whose product MNSPAFDFDSAPDRRHGDSLKWNRYDNRDILPLWVADMDFAAPPAVLSALHDRINHGVLGYSQPWPSLTEAVLEYLERNYRWTIRENWLVWLPGLVSGLNLACRAVGRGGDAVCTAAPIYPPFLTAPTHSGRRTLQVPLVREGSRWNWDFDAMEMMLRDSSVRLLLLCHPHNPAGRVWRDEELGRIAELATRYDLVVCSDEIHCDLILDTTLDHHPFVTVAPALAERSITLMAPSKTFNIPGLGCAFAIIPGAKLRHAFKATMQGIMPHVNTLGLVACEAALRNGAPWRQALLDYLRGNAQRVEAAVAGMPGLCMTPVEATYLAWIDCRERGLERPAEFFEAAGVGLSDGTDFGAPGFVRLNFGCPRHTLDTALARMAQALTA is encoded by the coding sequence TTGAATTCCCCAGCCTTCGATTTCGATAGCGCTCCCGACCGACGCCACGGCGACTCCCTCAAATGGAACCGTTATGACAACCGGGATATACTGCCCCTCTGGGTGGCAGACATGGACTTTGCGGCACCACCAGCCGTCTTGTCGGCCCTCCATGACCGGATTAATCATGGTGTGCTGGGCTACAGCCAGCCCTGGCCCTCCCTGACCGAGGCGGTGCTGGAATACCTGGAACGCAATTACCGCTGGACCATTCGTGAAAACTGGCTGGTGTGGCTGCCAGGACTAGTATCCGGGCTCAATCTGGCCTGTCGGGCCGTGGGCAGGGGGGGAGACGCGGTATGCACCGCCGCCCCCATCTATCCACCCTTCCTCACCGCACCCACCCACTCCGGGCGACGCACCTTACAGGTCCCCTTGGTGCGTGAAGGCAGCCGCTGGAACTGGGACTTCGACGCAATGGAGATGATGCTGCGCGACAGTAGCGTCCGGCTGCTGCTACTCTGCCACCCCCACAACCCGGCAGGGCGGGTCTGGCGGGACGAGGAACTGGGGAGAATCGCCGAACTGGCAACACGGTACGATCTGGTCGTCTGTTCCGACGAAATCCATTGCGACCTGATCCTCGACACCACCCTGGACCATCACCCCTTCGTCACCGTGGCGCCCGCCCTAGCCGAGCGCAGCATCACCCTGATGGCGCCCTCCAAGACCTTCAACATTCCTGGCCTGGGCTGCGCCTTCGCCATCATCCCCGGCGCAAAACTGCGGCATGCGTTCAAGGCCACGATGCAAGGCATCATGCCCCATGTCAATACCCTGGGTCTAGTCGCTTGCGAGGCGGCCCTGCGCAACGGTGCCCCCTGGCGACAGGCGCTGCTCGACTACCTGCGCGGCAACGCGCAACGGGTCGAGGCCGCGGTCGCAGGCATGCCTGGTCTATGCATGACTCCGGTGGAAGCCACCTACCTGGCCTGGATCGACTGTCGGGAACGGGGCCTGGAACGGCCTGCGGAATTTTTTGAGGCAGCCGGGGTAGGGCTTTCCGATGGCACCGATTTTGGCGCACCGGGCTTCGTGCGGCTCAATTTCGGTTGTCCCCGCCATACCTTGGACACCGCCCTGGCCCGTATGGCGCAGGCGCTTACAGCATAA
- a CDS encoding caspase family protein — protein sequence MNIKRFLLLCALAAAHTVNAQMPMRPPAFIGGIPGVAQMQATFNQRHQSRTALYREALEALRKNPQAADVPECPDGPRPLGLVCLQRPQEVPATLLVTTPSTAEKLPIAIPAPAAAAPKAELPTSTPQPPRRLALLIGNNDYKTPIPALETPMADVNEVARVLRTHLGFDARVLHNAGKAQIIEAINRIAIEVSPADSVLLLYAGHGYLMDDTKMGFWIPIDASVKSPANWISNTDISKLLKAIPAQQLILISDSCFSGSLTKEQKTKFSGKANAEEIRKQRSVLAFSSGDEEPVSDEGKEGHSIFAYNLIKTLEKTKGLTTGYDIYQVVHEDVTKDYPQQPQYGAVVTAGHAAGGEYLFETPAP from the coding sequence ATGAACATCAAGCGATTTCTTTTACTTTGTGCCCTAGCGGCAGCGCACACTGTTAACGCCCAGATGCCCATGCGGCCTCCCGCCTTCATCGGCGGCATTCCCGGTGTGGCCCAGATGCAGGCGACCTTCAACCAACGGCATCAATCCCGCACCGCCCTGTACCGGGAAGCCCTGGAGGCCCTGCGCAAGAACCCCCAGGCGGCCGACGTGCCCGAATGCCCCGATGGCCCCCGCCCGCTCGGCTTGGTTTGCCTTCAGCGTCCCCAGGAAGTACCAGCCACGCTGCTGGTGACAACGCCGTCAACGGCTGAAAAACTACCGATAGCTATCCCCGCACCGGCAGCCGCTGCTCCAAAAGCAGAGCTACCCACCTCGACGCCCCAACCACCGCGACGCCTGGCTCTCTTGATCGGCAACAACGATTACAAAACGCCCATCCCGGCCCTGGAGACCCCGATGGCGGACGTCAATGAAGTGGCCCGGGTACTACGCACCCACCTCGGCTTCGACGCCCGAGTACTGCACAACGCCGGAAAGGCCCAGATCATCGAGGCCATCAACCGCATCGCCATCGAAGTGAGCCCCGCAGACAGCGTTTTACTGCTCTATGCGGGCCACGGCTATCTGATGGACGACACCAAGATGGGCTTCTGGATTCCCATCGACGCCTCGGTCAAGTCCCCTGCCAACTGGATCTCCAACACGGACATTTCCAAGCTGCTGAAGGCCATTCCGGCCCAGCAGTTGATCCTGATCTCCGACAGTTGTTTTTCCGGCTCCCTGACCAAGGAGCAAAAGACGAAATTCTCCGGCAAGGCCAATGCCGAGGAAATCCGCAAGCAGCGCTCGGTACTGGCCTTTTCCTCGGGGGACGAGGAGCCGGTCTCCGACGAAGGCAAGGAGGGACATTCCATCTTCGCCTACAACCTGATCAAGACCCTGGAAAAAACCAAAGGTCTGACCACCGGCTACGACATCTACCAAGTGGTCCATGAAGACGTGACCAAGGATTATCCCCAGCAGCCCCAATACGGAGCCGTGGTCACGGCTGGCCATGCCGCCGGTGGCGAATACCTGTTCGAAACCCCTGCGCCTTGA
- a CDS encoding autotransporter outer membrane beta-barrel domain-containing protein: MKAIRNLVIPAALAMLGSSAFASTPTCYLGTSYCGSGTEAPGLNNALIQGTTIQTMVTISNAVTSRMTMTGGPRPTASIQRTSMAAGGGQGYSAWGSFGSSSQEDDRTGQESKVEADNTVLGFDYALAPNLVLGLTGSYDDADGNLLKGVGPKLSNKGMSVAPYLGWQINQNLALDASLGWGEGELKMGVGSAKSDRVFGGLNLSYSQWVGNWQIVGKGSYLYAEEKYENSKNAGVVVSGSGVTNKLDQIRVGIQGAYWMGNGVQPYVGLTYVSDQDQSPKPAAGTKFEKDGWVGQVGINFFNASNTIYGGLSYSNESRNNMDNETWTASINFRF, from the coding sequence ATGAAAGCCATTCGCAACTTAGTAATCCCCGCAGCCTTGGCAATGCTGGGCAGTTCCGCTTTCGCATCGACCCCCACCTGCTATCTGGGCACCAGCTACTGCGGCTCGGGCACCGAAGCTCCCGGTCTGAACAATGCCCTGATCCAGGGCACCACCATCCAGACCATGGTGACCATCTCCAATGCTGTCACCTCCCGCATGACCATGACCGGTGGTCCACGCCCCACCGCGTCTATCCAGCGCACCAGTATGGCGGCCGGCGGTGGGCAGGGGTACAGTGCGTGGGGCAGCTTTGGTTCTTCTTCCCAGGAGGATGATCGTACTGGCCAGGAGTCCAAAGTGGAAGCCGACAACACTGTGCTCGGTTTCGATTACGCCCTGGCCCCCAACCTGGTGCTCGGCCTGACCGGCTCCTATGACGACGCCGACGGCAATCTGCTGAAGGGTGTTGGTCCCAAGCTCAGCAATAAGGGTATGTCGGTGGCCCCCTATCTGGGCTGGCAGATCAACCAGAACCTGGCCCTGGACGCCTCCCTGGGCTGGGGTGAAGGCGAGCTGAAGATGGGCGTAGGCTCGGCAAAGTCCGATCGCGTCTTCGGCGGTCTCAACCTGAGCTACTCCCAGTGGGTTGGTAACTGGCAGATCGTCGGCAAGGGCAGCTACCTCTACGCCGAGGAAAAATACGAGAATTCGAAGAACGCCGGTGTCGTCGTCTCCGGTTCTGGGGTCACCAACAAGCTCGACCAAATCCGCGTCGGAATCCAAGGTGCGTACTGGATGGGTAACGGTGTTCAGCCCTACGTGGGCCTGACCTACGTCAGTGACCAGGATCAGTCGCCCAAACCCGCCGCCGGCACCAAGTTTGAGAAGGATGGCTGGGTCGGTCAGGTCGGCATCAACTTCTTCAACGCCAGCAATACCATCTACGGCGGCTTGTCGTATAGCAATGAGTCCCGCAACAACATGGACAACGAAACCTGGACCGCCAGCATCAACTTCCGGTTCTGA